The Halobacillus amylolyticus nucleotide sequence TGTAAAACCTAACAAGGCATTTTTATTCTCGGATCCAATATCCTGATCAGAAATCGTTAGTAAAGGAGGATAAATAAATGATTGAGATCGATTTTCAAGATGAAACTGAATCAGTAGACGAAGCGTATATTGACCTTATTCAAAGGGTGATTGAATTTGCAGCAGGGAAAGAGAAGGTACCAGCTGAGTCTGAGGTTTCTATATCATTTGTAGGCAATGATGATATTCAGGAGTTAAACCGTAATTACAGGCAAAAGGATCAACCTACAGATGTGATCTCTTTCGCCATGCAAGAGTTAGGCGAAGGGGAAATCGAAGTACAAAACGAAGAATTGCCTACGATGCTCGGTGATATTGTTGTCTCTGTAGATAAAGCAAAAGAACAGGCGGAAGATTATGGACATTCGCTAGAGAGAGAGTTAGGATTTTTAGCTCTACATGGATTTTTACATTTACTCGGCTATGATCATATAGATGAAGCGGATGAAAAAGAAATGTTCGCAAGGCAAGAGGA carries:
- the ybeY gene encoding rRNA maturation RNase YbeY — translated: MIEIDFQDETESVDEAYIDLIQRVIEFAAGKEKVPAESEVSISFVGNDDIQELNRNYRQKDQPTDVISFAMQELGEGEIEVQNEELPTMLGDIVVSVDKAKEQAEDYGHSLERELGFLALHGFLHLLGYDHIDEADEKEMFARQEEILHEYGLKRT